A genome region from Mycolicibacterium litorale includes the following:
- a CDS encoding DUF349 domain-containing protein: protein MTTSEPGATSEVSDEVTPRPTPGPVPRPGPSPRPGPPRRAPRPGRPATAPAVAAPPASDPHRFGRVDPDGTVWLITGSGERVIGSWQAGEPEAAYAHFGRRFDDLHTEVVLLEQRLVTHAGDARKIKAAAAALAESLPDAHVLGDVDSLAARLTAIVEHADEEAQAERARRDEQRAAQLARKEALAAEAEDLAANATQWKAAGDRLREILDEWRTITGLDRKTDDALWKRYSAARETFNRRRGSHFAELDRGRAGARQAKEALCERAEQLSGSTDWGPTSGLFRDLLAEWKAAGRAAKDVDDALWQRFKAAQDAFFSARNAATAERDAEFKANATAKEALLAQAEQIDLSNPEAARAAFRAIGDKWDAIGKVPRERTAEFERRLRAVEKKVREAATSNWTDPEAQARADQFRVRAEQYERQAEKAEAAGRTKDAEQARASAEQWRQWANAAAEAVGKRR from the coding sequence ATGACGACCAGCGAGCCGGGTGCAACCTCCGAGGTCAGCGACGAGGTGACGCCACGTCCGACGCCGGGGCCGGTCCCCCGGCCAGGGCCTTCGCCCCGACCGGGGCCGCCGCGCCGGGCGCCCCGTCCCGGGCGCCCGGCGACAGCACCCGCCGTGGCGGCGCCCCCGGCCAGCGACCCGCACCGGTTCGGGCGGGTGGACCCCGACGGCACGGTGTGGTTGATAACCGGATCCGGCGAGCGTGTCATCGGATCGTGGCAGGCCGGCGAGCCCGAGGCCGCCTACGCCCACTTCGGGCGCCGCTTCGACGATCTGCACACCGAGGTGGTGCTGCTCGAACAACGGCTGGTCACCCATGCCGGCGACGCGCGAAAGATCAAGGCCGCCGCCGCCGCGCTGGCCGAGAGCCTGCCCGACGCGCACGTGCTCGGCGACGTCGACTCTCTGGCCGCACGGCTCACCGCGATCGTCGAACACGCCGACGAGGAGGCCCAGGCCGAACGCGCGCGCCGCGACGAGCAGCGCGCCGCGCAGCTGGCCCGCAAGGAGGCGCTGGCCGCCGAGGCCGAGGACCTCGCCGCGAACGCCACCCAGTGGAAGGCCGCGGGCGATCGGCTCCGCGAGATCCTCGACGAGTGGCGCACGATCACCGGCCTGGACCGCAAGACCGACGACGCGCTGTGGAAGCGCTACTCGGCGGCCCGGGAGACGTTCAACCGCCGCCGCGGCTCACACTTCGCCGAACTGGACCGGGGCCGCGCGGGCGCGCGCCAGGCCAAGGAGGCGCTGTGCGAACGCGCCGAGCAGCTGTCCGGGTCCACCGACTGGGGTCCCACCAGCGGGCTGTTCCGTGACCTGCTCGCGGAATGGAAGGCCGCCGGTCGCGCGGCCAAGGATGTCGACGACGCCCTGTGGCAGCGGTTCAAGGCCGCCCAGGACGCGTTCTTCTCGGCCCGCAACGCCGCCACCGCCGAACGGGACGCGGAGTTCAAGGCCAACGCCACCGCCAAGGAGGCGTTGCTCGCCCAGGCCGAACAGATCGACCTCTCGAACCCGGAGGCGGCCCGTGCCGCGTTCCGCGCGATCGGCGACAAGTGGGACGCGATCGGCAAGGTCCCCCGGGAGCGGACCGCCGAGTTCGAGCGTCGGCTGCGCGCGGTCGAGAAGAAGGTCCGAGAGGCGGCCACGTCGAACTGGACCGATCCGGAGGCCCAGGCCCGCGCCGACCAGTTCCGGGTCCGCGCCGAACAGTACGAACGCCAGGCCGAGAAGGCCGAGGCCGCAGGCCGCACCAAGGACGCCGAGCAGGCGCGCGCGAGCGCCGAACAGTGGCGGCAGTGGGCGAATGCGGCGGCCGAAGCGGTGGGTAAGCGGCGCTAA
- a CDS encoding DMT family transporter, whose translation MARADIAALLALGAAFFIAIGDVIHQRSAHEVTDEAVGHLELFLRLLRDRQWWLGSIVAAAGFGLQAAALGLGSVLLVQALLVTSLLFALPINARLTRRRVTRWEWLWAALLAGAVAVIVTVGNPTAGQARASWETWAVVIAVLVPALVVCVVGARIASGTTSAVLLALVSGALWGVFAVLTKGVVDRLDDGLWAVLQMPELYALAAVAVAGTAWQQASFRSGALTASLPTMTVAEPVVGSVLGVVVLGETMRPGEAGWLTLVVAAAAMVLATGALARGEAAGAESRVAVGH comes from the coding sequence ATGGCCAGGGCGGATATCGCCGCGCTGCTGGCGCTGGGCGCCGCGTTCTTCATCGCGATCGGCGACGTCATCCACCAGCGCTCGGCCCACGAGGTCACCGACGAAGCGGTCGGCCACCTCGAGCTCTTCCTGCGCCTGCTGCGGGACCGGCAGTGGTGGCTGGGCAGCATCGTCGCGGCGGCCGGCTTCGGTCTGCAGGCCGCCGCGCTGGGGCTGGGCTCGGTGCTGCTGGTGCAGGCGCTGCTGGTGACGTCGCTGCTGTTCGCACTGCCGATCAACGCGCGCCTGACCCGCCGGCGGGTGACGCGCTGGGAGTGGCTGTGGGCGGCGCTGCTGGCCGGCGCGGTCGCGGTGATCGTCACCGTGGGCAATCCCACCGCCGGGCAGGCGCGTGCGTCCTGGGAGACCTGGGCGGTGGTGATCGCCGTCCTGGTCCCGGCGCTAGTGGTGTGCGTCGTCGGTGCGCGGATCGCGTCGGGCACGACCAGTGCGGTGCTGCTGGCCCTCGTCTCGGGCGCGCTGTGGGGGGTGTTCGCCGTCCTCACCAAGGGTGTCGTCGACCGGCTCGACGACGGGCTGTGGGCGGTGCTGCAGATGCCCGAGCTGTATGCGCTCGCTGCGGTCGCCGTCGCGGGTACCGCGTGGCAGCAGGCGTCGTTCCGGTCCGGCGCGCTGACCGCGTCGCTGCCCACGATGACGGTGGCCGAACCCGTCGTCGGTTCGGTCCTGGGCGTGGTGGTGCTGGGGGAGACCATGCGTCCCGGTGAGGCGGGCTGGCTGACGCTGGTGGTCGCGGCCGCGGCGATGGTGCTGGCCACCGGCGCGCTCGCCCGTGGGGAAGCGGCCGGCGCCGAGAGCCGGGTGGCCGTCGGCCACTAG
- a CDS encoding Rv2732c family membrane protein, translated as MCAVSGPAEPEGFDSYKGDIEDVERRVAREFDPGARALVVAVLVFIVLLSFVLPHTGGARGFDVLAATDAAGREGVSLPSRVFTVLAIVFSVGFSILALLTRRWAIAWIALAGSAVASAIGMLAVWSRQTAAEPYPGPGIGLVIGWLAVIVLTFHWARVVWTRTAVQLAAEEERRRRAAENHGKGLLDTFGDERRDDDNGR; from the coding sequence ATGTGCGCGGTGAGCGGGCCTGCCGAACCGGAGGGGTTCGACTCCTACAAGGGCGACATCGAAGACGTCGAGCGCCGGGTGGCGCGCGAGTTCGACCCGGGCGCACGGGCGCTCGTGGTCGCCGTTCTGGTGTTCATCGTGCTGCTGTCGTTCGTGCTCCCGCACACCGGCGGCGCCAGGGGCTTCGACGTGCTGGCGGCCACCGACGCCGCAGGCCGCGAAGGCGTGTCGTTGCCGTCGCGGGTGTTCACCGTGCTGGCGATCGTGTTCTCGGTCGGGTTCTCGATCCTGGCGCTGCTGACCCGGCGTTGGGCGATCGCCTGGATCGCCCTGGCCGGTTCGGCGGTGGCCAGTGCGATCGGCATGCTGGCGGTGTGGTCACGCCAGACCGCCGCAGAACCGTACCCGGGCCCGGGCATCGGCCTGGTGATCGGCTGGCTGGCGGTGATCGTGCTCACGTTCCACTGGGCGCGGGTGGTGTGGACGCGCACCGCGGTTCAGCTGGCCGCCGAGGAGGAGCGCCGCCGCCGCGCCGCGGAGAACCACGGCAAGGGTCTGCTCGACACCTTCGGCGACGAACGCCGCGACGACGACAACGGCCGTTAG
- the miaB gene encoding tRNA (N6-isopentenyl adenosine(37)-C2)-methylthiotransferase MiaB produces MCPELINPAPPYHGAVTSTVTQQAASAQPPVARTYQVRTYGCQMNVHDSERLSGLLEAAGYRRAAEGADADVVVFNTCAVRENADNKLYGNLSHLAPRKQSDPQMQIAVGGCLAQKDRDAVLRRAPWVDVVFGTHNIGALPTLLERARHNRSAQVEIAEALQEFPSTLPAARESAYAGWVSISVGCNNTCTFCIVPALRGKEVDRRPGDILGEIQTLVDQGVLEVTLLGQNVNAYGVSFAADERLREDPAMWSEMPRDRGAFAKLLRACGRIDGLERVRFTSPHPAEFTDDVIEAMADTPNVCPALHMPLQSGSDRILRAMRRSYRAEKYLAIIDRVRAAIPDAAITTDLIVGFPGETEEDFQATLDVVAASRFSSAFTFQYSKRPGTPAAEMPGQVPKAVVSERYQRLIELQEKISLDENLAQVGRTVELLVATGEGRKDAATARMSGRARDGRLVHFGPGAADEPLARRAFDHVRPGDIVTATVTGAAPHHLIADGALLGHRRTRAGDAHAEGRRPRTGVGLGIPGIGAPDPVPATSGCAR; encoded by the coding sequence ATGTGCCCGGAACTGATCAATCCGGCGCCCCCGTACCATGGGGCCGTGACTTCCACGGTGACGCAGCAGGCGGCGAGTGCGCAGCCGCCGGTGGCGCGCACCTACCAGGTTCGCACCTACGGCTGCCAGATGAACGTGCACGACTCCGAACGGCTGTCGGGGCTCCTGGAAGCCGCCGGTTACCGGCGCGCCGCCGAGGGCGCCGACGCCGACGTGGTGGTCTTCAACACCTGTGCGGTGCGCGAGAACGCGGACAACAAGCTCTACGGCAACCTGTCCCACCTCGCGCCGCGCAAACAGTCCGATCCGCAGATGCAGATCGCCGTCGGGGGCTGCCTGGCGCAGAAGGACCGGGATGCGGTGTTGCGCCGCGCGCCGTGGGTGGACGTGGTGTTCGGCACGCACAACATCGGCGCCCTGCCGACGCTGCTGGAACGGGCCCGACACAACCGCTCGGCGCAGGTCGAGATCGCCGAGGCGCTGCAGGAGTTCCCGTCGACACTGCCCGCCGCACGCGAATCGGCGTATGCCGGCTGGGTGTCGATCTCGGTGGGCTGCAACAACACCTGCACGTTCTGCATCGTCCCCGCGCTGCGCGGCAAAGAGGTCGACCGCCGTCCCGGCGACATCCTCGGTGAGATCCAGACCCTGGTGGACCAGGGTGTGCTGGAGGTCACGCTGCTGGGCCAGAACGTCAACGCCTACGGCGTGTCGTTCGCCGCGGACGAGCGCTTGCGCGAGGACCCGGCGATGTGGTCTGAAATGCCGCGCGACCGTGGCGCATTCGCAAAGCTGCTCCGCGCGTGCGGGCGCATCGACGGCCTGGAACGGGTTCGGTTCACCTCTCCGCATCCGGCGGAGTTCACCGACGACGTGATCGAGGCGATGGCGGATACACCGAATGTGTGTCCGGCACTGCACATGCCGCTGCAGTCCGGTTCCGACCGGATCCTGCGGGCCATGCGCAGGTCCTACCGCGCCGAGAAGTACCTGGCCATCATCGACCGGGTGCGCGCGGCGATCCCCGACGCGGCGATCACCACCGACCTGATCGTCGGCTTCCCCGGGGAGACCGAGGAGGACTTCCAGGCCACCCTCGACGTGGTGGCCGCCTCCCGCTTCTCCAGCGCGTTCACCTTCCAGTACTCCAAGCGCCCCGGAACCCCCGCCGCCGAGATGCCCGGACAGGTCCCGAAAGCCGTTGTGAGCGAGCGCTATCAACGCCTCATCGAGCTGCAGGAGAAGATCTCGCTCGACGAGAACCTGGCCCAGGTGGGCCGTACCGTGGAGCTGCTGGTGGCCACCGGAGAGGGCCGCAAGGACGCGGCGACCGCCCGCATGTCGGGGCGCGCCCGCGACGGCCGCCTCGTGCACTTCGGTCCCGGTGCCGCCGACGAACCGCTTGCGCGACGCGCATTCGACCACGTCCGGCCCGGCGACATCGTGACCGCCACGGTGACCGGCGCGGCGCCGCACCACCTCATCGCCGACGGCGCGCTGCTGGGCCACCGGCGCACCAGGGCCGGCGACGCCCACGCCGAAGGGCGGCGGCCGCGCACCGGTGTCGGACTGGGCATACCGGGCATCGGAGCACCCGACCCCGTCCCCGCGACCAGCGGATGTGCGCGGTGA